A window of the Janthinobacterium agaricidamnosum NBRC 102515 = DSM 9628 genome harbors these coding sequences:
- the pgi gene encoding glucose-6-phosphate isomerase, with protein sequence MRQPDNTPAIHTASNFLKLQSYYKEHQDQQLRQLFADQPQRFKEMSVDAAGLFLDYSKNRLDSTALGLLIELARERGVEQQREAMFTGEKINLTEHRAVLHTALRAPRGTTLNVDGQDIDNDVQQVLSRVKRFTDQVRNGSWLGYTGKPITDIVNIGIGGSDLGPKMAVLALRSYANPGLEMHFVSNVDGHDMDAALARVNPETTLFIIASKTFVTAETMLNANTARAWFLSAGQPADLARHFVAVSTNTEAIKTFGIDPENMFPFWDWVGGRYSVWSSIGLAVALAVGFEYFSDFLAGAHAMDRHFREAPLEHNMPVILAMVGFWNRQFLDCGSVSIAAYHQDLSRFAAYLQQLDMESNGKRVTKGGETVQVPTGPVIWGDCGTNAQHAYFQLLHQGTDIVPIDFIAALRPTHDLPGHHDALLANCFAQSEAFMTGKTGAEVRADLQAQGLPVDEIEALVPHKTFPGNRPSNTILMDQLTPSTLGALIALYEHKTFVQGVLWDVNSFDQWGVELGKVLAKKIESELKGAARPELHDSSTNGLIALARAAKDAF encoded by the coding sequence ATGCGCCAGCCAGACAATACTCCAGCAATCCATACCGCCAGCAATTTCCTGAAACTGCAATCGTATTACAAGGAACACCAGGACCAGCAACTGCGCCAGCTGTTCGCCGATCAGCCGCAACGTTTCAAGGAAATGAGCGTCGACGCCGCCGGCCTGTTTCTCGACTATTCGAAAAACCGCCTGGACAGCACCGCGCTCGGCTTGCTGATCGAACTGGCGCGCGAACGTGGCGTTGAACAGCAACGCGAAGCCATGTTCACTGGCGAGAAAATCAATCTTACCGAACATCGGGCGGTTCTGCATACCGCGCTGCGCGCACCGCGCGGCACGACGCTGAACGTCGATGGCCAGGATATCGACAATGACGTGCAGCAAGTACTAAGCCGCGTCAAACGTTTTACCGACCAGGTGCGCAACGGCAGCTGGCTGGGCTACACCGGCAAGCCGATCACCGACATCGTCAACATCGGCATCGGCGGTTCCGACCTGGGTCCGAAAATGGCGGTGCTGGCCTTGCGCTCCTACGCCAATCCTGGCCTGGAAATGCATTTTGTCTCGAACGTCGACGGCCACGACATGGACGCCGCGCTGGCCAGGGTGAATCCGGAAACCACGCTGTTCATCATCGCCTCGAAAACCTTCGTCACCGCTGAAACCATGCTCAACGCCAATACGGCGCGCGCCTGGTTCCTCAGCGCCGGCCAGCCGGCCGACCTGGCCAGGCACTTTGTCGCGGTGTCGACCAATACCGAAGCGATCAAGACGTTCGGCATCGATCCGGAAAACATGTTCCCGTTCTGGGACTGGGTCGGCGGCCGTTATTCGGTATGGTCGTCGATCGGCCTGGCGGTGGCGCTGGCGGTCGGTTTCGAATACTTCAGCGACTTCCTGGCCGGCGCGCATGCGATGGACCGCCATTTCCGCGAGGCGCCGCTGGAACACAACATGCCGGTGATACTGGCCATGGTCGGTTTCTGGAACCGCCAATTCCTCGACTGCGGTTCGGTCTCGATCGCCGCCTACCACCAGGACTTGAGCCGTTTCGCCGCCTATCTGCAACAACTGGATATGGAAAGCAACGGCAAGCGCGTCACCAAGGGCGGTGAAACCGTGCAAGTGCCGACCGGTCCGGTGATCTGGGGCGATTGCGGCACCAACGCCCAGCACGCCTATTTCCAATTACTGCACCAAGGCACCGACATCGTGCCGATCGACTTCATCGCCGCGCTGCGCCCGACCCACGACTTGCCGGGCCATCACGACGCCTTGCTGGCCAATTGCTTCGCCCAGTCGGAAGCGTTCATGACCGGCAAGACCGGCGCTGAAGTGCGGGCCGACTTGCAAGCCCAGGGCTTGCCGGTCGACGAGATCGAGGCGCTGGTGCCGCACAAGACGTTCCCGGGCAACCGTCCGAGCAACACCATCTTGATGGACCAGTTGACGCCAAGCACCTTGGGCGCGCTGATCGCCTTGTACGAACATAAAACCTTTGTGCAAGGCGTGTTGTGGGACGTCAACAGCTTCGACCAGTGGGGCGTGGAACTGGGCAAGGTACTGGCCAAGAAAATCGAATCGGAATTGAAAGGTGCGGCGCGCCCCGAATTGCACGATAGCTCGACCAACGGCTTGATCGCGCTGGCGCGCGCCGCCAAAGACGCTTTTTGA
- the edd gene encoding phosphogluconate dehydratase, with translation MALHPVVASVTARIIERSRPSRGAYLSHLDAARIKGVQRGALSCTNLAHGFAAFPANDKLALKEYKKPSVAIVSSYNDMLSAHQPFERFPHIIKEAVRKVGAVAQFAGGVPAMCDGVTQGQPGMELSLFSRDAIAMATAVGLSHNMFDAALYLGVCDKIVPGLLIGALHFGHLPAVFVPAGPMTSGLSNKDKAKVRQLYAQGKATREELLEGESKSYHGAGTCTFYGTANSNQMLMEVMGLHMPGAAFITPNTPLRDALTAAAAQRAAAITAQSDSYLPVGHVVDEKCIVNAVVGLLATGGSTNHTLHLVAIAKAAGIVIDWNDFNELSAIVPLVARIYPNGDADVNHFHAAGGTGFLIRELLDAGLLHDDVTTILGKGLRAHCAEPFLGDDETVFWKDAPLLSGDDNVLRTPASPFSPDGGMVLVAGNLGRAVMKVSAVKPEHRTVEAPALVFNSQEDFMAAYKAGKLERDFVAVLRFQGPRANGMPELHALTPALANLQDAGRHVALVTDGRMSGASGKVPAAIHVSPEILAGGPLGLVRDGDIIRLDAFTGVLEALVPADVWHARSLAQTDLSPNHIGMGRELFAMFRSTVSAAEEGATTFGLPSPIPTTVALHEAESVGETVPGSDEDTLLKK, from the coding sequence ATGGCGTTGCATCCAGTAGTTGCCTCCGTAACAGCGCGCATCATCGAGCGCAGCCGGCCGTCGCGCGGCGCCTATCTGTCGCACCTGGATGCGGCGCGCATCAAGGGCGTGCAGCGCGGCGCGCTGTCCTGTACCAACCTGGCGCACGGTTTTGCCGCGTTCCCGGCCAATGACAAATTGGCGCTGAAGGAATACAAAAAGCCGTCGGTGGCCATTGTTTCTTCGTACAACGATATGCTGTCGGCGCACCAGCCGTTTGAACGCTTTCCGCACATTATCAAGGAAGCCGTGCGCAAAGTCGGCGCGGTGGCGCAGTTCGCCGGCGGCGTGCCGGCCATGTGCGATGGCGTCACACAAGGCCAGCCGGGCATGGAGTTGTCGCTGTTTTCGCGCGACGCGATCGCCATGGCGACCGCGGTCGGCCTGTCGCACAATATGTTCGACGCCGCCTTGTACCTGGGCGTCTGCGACAAGATCGTGCCGGGCTTGCTGATCGGCGCCTTGCACTTCGGCCATTTGCCGGCGGTCTTCGTACCGGCCGGTCCGATGACCAGCGGCTTGTCGAACAAGGACAAGGCCAAGGTGCGCCAGTTGTATGCGCAAGGCAAGGCCACACGCGAAGAATTGCTGGAAGGCGAGTCGAAGTCGTACCACGGCGCCGGCACCTGTACCTTCTACGGCACCGCCAACAGCAACCAGATGTTGATGGAAGTCATGGGCCTGCATATGCCGGGCGCTGCCTTCATCACCCCGAACACCCCGCTGCGCGATGCGCTGACCGCCGCCGCCGCCCAGCGCGCCGCCGCGATCACCGCCCAAAGCGACTCTTACCTGCCAGTCGGCCATGTGGTCGATGAGAAATGTATCGTCAACGCCGTGGTCGGCTTGCTGGCCACCGGCGGTTCCACCAATCACACCTTGCACCTGGTGGCGATCGCCAAGGCGGCCGGCATCGTGATCGACTGGAACGACTTTAACGAATTGTCGGCCATCGTGCCGCTGGTGGCGCGCATCTACCCGAACGGCGACGCCGACGTCAACCATTTCCACGCGGCTGGCGGCACCGGTTTCCTGATCCGCGAATTGCTCGACGCCGGCTTGCTGCACGACGACGTCACCACCATCCTCGGCAAGGGCTTGCGCGCGCACTGCGCCGAACCGTTCCTCGGCGACGATGAAACGGTGTTCTGGAAAGACGCTCCGCTGCTCAGCGGCGACGACAACGTGCTGCGCACGCCAGCGTCCCCATTCTCGCCGGATGGCGGCATGGTCCTGGTGGCCGGCAACCTGGGCCGCGCGGTGATGAAAGTGTCGGCTGTCAAGCCGGAACACCGCACCGTCGAGGCGCCGGCGCTGGTGTTCAATTCGCAGGAAGATTTCATGGCCGCCTACAAGGCTGGCAAGCTGGAGCGCGACTTTGTCGCCGTGCTGCGCTTCCAGGGGCCGCGCGCCAACGGCATGCCGGAATTGCACGCACTGACCCCGGCGCTGGCCAACTTGCAGGACGCCGGCCGCCATGTCGCGCTGGTCACCGACGGCCGCATGTCGGGCGCGTCGGGCAAGGTGCCGGCGGCGATCCACGTTTCCCCTGAAATCCTGGCCGGCGGTCCGCTCGGCCTGGTGCGCGACGGCGATATCATCCGCCTCGACGCCTTCACCGGCGTGCTCGAAGCGCTGGTGCCGGCCGATGTCTGGCATGCGCGCTCGCTGGCGCAGACCGACCTGTCGCCGAATCACATCGGCATGGGCCGTGAATTGTTTGCGATGTTCCGTTCCACCGTCAGTGCGGCGGAAGAGGGCGCCACCACCTTTGGCCTGCCTTCGCCGATTCCGACAACCGTTGCCTTGCACGAAGCCGAGTCTGTCGGCGAAACCGTGCCGGGATCCGATGAAGACACTTTGTTGAAGAAATGA
- the eda gene encoding bifunctional 4-hydroxy-2-oxoglutarate aldolase/2-dehydro-3-deoxy-phosphogluconate aldolase: MTMTLLEIMRTSSVIPVIAIDDPEHAVPLARALVAGGIRVLEVTLRTKHGLEAIRAMSAVPGAIVGVGTLTKPEEFVAARDAGAVFGVSPGLTPALIAAAKSSGLPLLPGVMTPGEVMAAREHGFQQLKLFPAVPAGGVGMLNAIYGPLPDVTFCPTGGISQETASQFLACKNVACVGGSWLTPKDALQSGNWDRITQLAMAASGLR; this comes from the coding sequence ATGACAATGACCTTACTGGAAATTATGCGCACCTCGAGCGTGATCCCCGTGATCGCGATCGACGACCCTGAACACGCGGTACCGCTGGCGCGCGCGCTGGTGGCCGGCGGCATCCGGGTGCTGGAAGTAACGTTGCGCACCAAGCATGGCCTGGAAGCGATCCGCGCCATGTCGGCGGTGCCGGGCGCCATCGTCGGCGTCGGCACCCTGACCAAGCCTGAAGAATTCGTCGCCGCGCGCGACGCCGGCGCGGTGTTCGGCGTGTCGCCGGGCCTGACCCCGGCCTTGATCGCCGCGGCGAAAAGCAGCGGCTTGCCGTTGTTGCCGGGTGTGATGACGCCGGGCGAAGTGATGGCCGCGCGTGAACATGGCTTCCAGCAATTGAAACTGTTCCCGGCGGTACCGGCTGGCGGCGTCGGCATGCTGAACGCGATTTACGGCCCGTTGCCGGACGTGACGTTCTGCCCGACCGGCGGCATTTCGCAAGAAACCGCCTCGCAATTCCTGGCGTGCAAAAACGTCGCCTGCGTCGGCGGTTCGTGGCTGACGCCGAAAGACGCGCTGCAATCGGGTAACTGGGACCGCATCACCCAGTTGGCGATGGCGGCCAGCGGCCTGCGTTAA
- a CDS encoding diguanylate cyclase, giving the protein MNTAAFSPAPTLAPDLNRLSLLESVLGAVNLGAIVLDEQRRVVLWNHWMARHSGWPAERVLGKAFLDLFPELGQKRIVSAVTQALRDNFQSLLSQTLHKAPFPLFCNPAARQSGERMQQAIAVTPIDIAGCARHCLIQINDVSIAVGREKLLREQTIVLRSQTFSDGLTGIANRRHFDVAIDKEMRRAKRSGTPLSMLMIDIDHFKAYNDHYGHQQGDGCLIRVAEELAAMLNRPSDLLARYGGEEFAAILPDTSAEQALELAEAIRVRARELAIQNGQEDGVDRYITVSIGIATQDADSPLEIPALIGAADRALYLAKRSGRNRVMAQSAPQGS; this is encoded by the coding sequence GTGAACACCGCCGCGTTCTCCCCCGCGCCCACGCTGGCGCCCGACCTGAATCGCCTGAGCCTGCTTGAAAGCGTGCTCGGCGCCGTCAACCTGGGCGCCATCGTGCTCGATGAACAGCGCCGCGTGGTCTTGTGGAATCACTGGATGGCGCGCCATTCGGGCTGGCCGGCCGAACGGGTGCTGGGCAAGGCTTTCCTCGACCTGTTCCCGGAACTGGGCCAGAAACGCATCGTGTCGGCCGTCACCCAGGCGCTGCGCGACAATTTCCAGTCGCTGCTGTCGCAAACCCTGCACAAGGCGCCGTTCCCGCTGTTTTGCAATCCGGCCGCCCGGCAATCCGGCGAACGCATGCAGCAGGCGATCGCCGTCACGCCGATCGATATCGCCGGCTGCGCGCGGCATTGCCTGATCCAGATTAATGATGTCAGCATCGCCGTCGGCCGCGAAAAGCTGTTGCGCGAACAAACCATCGTATTGCGCTCGCAAACCTTCTCCGACGGCTTGACCGGCATCGCCAACCGGCGCCATTTCGACGTCGCGATCGACAAGGAAATGCGCCGCGCCAAGCGTTCCGGCACGCCGCTGTCGATGCTGATGATCGATATCGACCACTTCAAGGCGTACAACGACCATTACGGCCACCAGCAAGGCGACGGCTGCCTGATACGGGTGGCGGAAGAATTGGCGGCGATGCTGAACCGGCCCAGCGATTTGCTGGCGCGCTACGGCGGCGAAGAGTTTGCCGCGATCTTGCCCGACACCAGCGCCGAGCAGGCGCTGGAACTGGCCGAAGCGATCCGCGTGCGCGCGCGCGAACTGGCGATCCAGAATGGACAGGAAGATGGCGTGGACCGCTACATCACGGTCAGCATCGGCATCGCCACCCAGGATGCCGACTCGCCGCTGGAAATACCGGCCCTGATCGGCGCCGCCGACCGCGCCTTGTACCTGGCCAAGCGCTCAGGCCGCAACCGGGTGATGGCGCAAAGCGCACCGCAAGGTTCTTAG
- a CDS encoding chemotaxis protein CheC yields the protein MVNLTELENDALVEIFNIGVGHAAAAMSEIVNEEVTMSVPSISFLSRADAASLLGGKKDGDRICGVSQHYEGAFDTQAILMFPEDKSLEIVRLMVGDAMPLQELTEMEQEAMSEIGNIILNSCVGTLANIFDSELHGSLPLYHVGTSTEIMSAFGAEAEAVVLMLHIDFILEAHQIHGYVAFLLNVSALHDLKEQVNRYLAKVMGHS from the coding sequence ATGGTCAATCTCACCGAACTCGAAAATGACGCCCTGGTAGAGATTTTCAACATCGGGGTTGGCCACGCGGCGGCGGCGATGAGTGAAATCGTGAACGAGGAAGTCACGATGTCGGTGCCGTCGATCAGCTTCCTGAGCCGCGCCGACGCCGCTTCCTTGCTGGGCGGTAAAAAAGACGGCGACCGGATTTGCGGCGTCAGCCAGCATTACGAAGGCGCGTTCGATACCCAGGCCATCTTGATGTTTCCTGAAGATAAGAGCCTGGAAATCGTGCGCCTGATGGTCGGCGACGCGATGCCGCTGCAAGAGCTGACCGAGATGGAACAGGAGGCGATGAGCGAAATCGGCAACATCATCCTCAATTCCTGCGTCGGCACGCTGGCCAATATTTTCGACAGCGAATTGCATGGTTCCTTGCCGCTGTACCACGTCGGCACCAGCACTGAAATCATGTCGGCCTTTGGAGCAGAAGCCGAGGCGGTGGTGTTGATGCTGCATATCGATTTCATCCTTGAAGCCCACCAGATCCACGGCTACGTCGCTTTCTTGCTCAACGTTTCCGCCTTGCATGACTTAAAAGAACAGGTCAACCGCTATCTGGCCAAGGTGATGGGACATTCGTGA
- a CDS encoding response regulator: MDHSKQVLVVDDSRVSRLMAHQFILSKHPDWQVVEAATGEEALEKAKTMAPVLILLDVNMPGMGGVAAAEQLRQLCPAAHIVLVTANVQNATRNRAADLGVGFMEKPITEHRIHQLIAALEL, from the coding sequence ATGGATCACAGTAAACAAGTACTCGTTGTCGATGACAGCCGTGTCTCGCGCCTGATGGCGCATCAATTTATTCTCAGCAAACACCCTGACTGGCAAGTCGTGGAAGCGGCCACCGGCGAAGAAGCGCTGGAAAAAGCCAAGACCATGGCACCGGTTTTGATTTTGCTCGACGTAAACATGCCTGGCATGGGCGGTGTCGCCGCGGCTGAACAATTGCGCCAGTTGTGTCCGGCCGCCCATATTGTGCTGGTCACCGCGAATGTGCAGAACGCCACCCGCAACCGGGCCGCCGACCTGGGCGTCGGTTTCATGGAAAAACCGATCACCGAACACCGCATCCATCAATTGATCGCCGCGCTGGAGCTGTAA
- the rpiA gene encoding ribose-5-phosphate isomerase RpiA codes for MTQDELKQAVARAAIEYVVDGEIIGVGTGSTANFFIDELAKIKDRIKGTVASSEATAARLKGHGIAVFDLNEVESIAVYIDGADEITASGAMIKGGGAALTREKIVASVSQQFVCIADGSKLVDTLGKFPLPVEVLPMARASVSRALAQLGGQPRLRLKAGSDDAFITDNGGVIIDVPGLTITDPVALERHINQIVGVIAVGIFASRGADVCLLGTPEGVRTLTF; via the coding sequence ATGACCCAAGACGAATTGAAACAAGCAGTTGCCCGCGCCGCCATCGAATATGTTGTCGATGGGGAAATTATAGGCGTAGGCACTGGTTCTACGGCAAACTTTTTCATTGATGAATTAGCCAAGATCAAGGATCGCATCAAAGGGACGGTCGCGTCGTCCGAAGCGACCGCCGCGCGCCTGAAAGGCCACGGCATCGCCGTGTTCGACTTGAACGAGGTCGAATCGATCGCCGTGTATATCGATGGCGCCGATGAAATCACGGCCAGCGGCGCGATGATCAAGGGTGGCGGCGCAGCATTGACGCGTGAAAAGATTGTCGCTTCGGTATCGCAGCAATTTGTCTGCATCGCCGACGGCTCCAAGCTGGTCGACACGCTGGGCAAGTTTCCTTTGCCGGTGGAAGTATTGCCGATGGCGCGCGCGTCGGTATCGCGCGCACTGGCGCAACTGGGCGGCCAGCCGCGCTTGCGCCTGAAGGCCGGCAGCGATGACGCGTTCATCACCGACAATGGCGGCGTCATCATCGACGTGCCGGGCTTGACGATTACCGATCCGGTCGCGCTGGAACGGCACATCAACCAGATCGTCGGCGTCATCGCGGTCGGCATCTTCGCCAGCCGCGGCGCCGATGTCTGCCTGCTGGGCACGCCCGAAGGCGTGCGCACGCTGACATTCTAA
- a CDS encoding DUF6622 family protein — protein sequence MIRQIIQHTPLYVWAILALLVYRGLAASKQRQISVKKLHIMPVVMLLLSLQGVHGSFGLDGLAPLAWMAGAAAGATLAWRLIDPANISADPRQGVITQPGSWVPLMLMMAIFCMKYIVAVMLAINPAHQHQLVFVIPVCALYGLCSGIFLGSLLRSLAVYHRL from the coding sequence ATGATCCGGCAAATCATCCAGCATACTCCGCTTTACGTCTGGGCCATCCTGGCCTTGCTGGTTTATCGCGGCCTGGCCGCCAGCAAACAACGCCAGATCAGCGTCAAAAAGCTGCACATCATGCCTGTCGTGATGTTGCTGCTATCGCTGCAAGGCGTGCACGGCAGCTTTGGCCTGGATGGCCTGGCGCCCTTGGCCTGGATGGCTGGCGCAGCGGCCGGCGCCACATTGGCGTGGCGTCTGATCGATCCGGCGAACATCAGCGCGGATCCGCGGCAAGGCGTGATCACGCAGCCGGGCAGCTGGGTGCCGCTGATGTTGATGATGGCAATCTTTTGCATGAAATACATCGTCGCCGTGATGCTGGCCATCAACCCGGCACACCAGCATCAACTGGTCTTCGTGATCCCGGTATGCGCGCTGTACGGCCTGTGCAGCGGCATCTTCCTCGGCAGCCTGTTACGCAGCCTGGCCGTCTACCACCGCTTGTGA
- a CDS encoding oxidative damage protection protein has protein sequence MARTIHCIKLNKEAEGLDFPPYPGELGKKIYESVSKEAWAAWLKHQTMLVNENRLNLADARARKYLATQMEKHFFGDGADAAMGYVPPTE, from the coding sequence ATGGCCCGCACTATCCATTGCATCAAACTGAACAAGGAAGCCGAAGGACTGGATTTCCCACCGTACCCTGGCGAATTGGGCAAGAAGATCTACGAATCGGTATCGAAAGAAGCGTGGGCTGCCTGGCTCAAGCATCAAACCATGCTGGTCAACGAAAACCGCTTGAACCTGGCCGACGCGCGCGCCCGCAAATACCTGGCCACCCAAATGGAAAAACATTTCTTTGGCGATGGCGCCGACGCCGCCATGGGTTACGTGCCGCCGACCGAATAA
- the kdsA gene encoding 3-deoxy-8-phosphooctulonate synthase — MVKVNDINVSNDGSFVLFGGINVLESRDLALRSCEEYVRVTQKLGIPYVFKASFDKANRSSIHSYRGPGLEEGMRIFQDVKAAFGVPLITDVHEPWQAAQVAEVVDVLQLPAFLARQTDLVVALAKTGKVINIKKPQFLSPGQMANIVEKFKEAGNDQLILCDRGTCLGYDNLVVDMLGFGVMKKTCDNLPIIFDVTHALQQRDPGGAASGGRRQQVADLARAGLAVGLAGLFLESHPDPDNARCDGPSALPLDKLEPFLTQLKALDDLVKSFPALNIN; from the coding sequence ATGGTCAAAGTCAACGATATCAATGTCAGCAATGACGGCAGCTTCGTGTTGTTTGGCGGTATCAACGTGCTGGAATCGCGCGATCTCGCGCTGCGCAGCTGCGAGGAATATGTGCGCGTCACCCAAAAACTGGGCATCCCCTATGTGTTCAAGGCCAGCTTCGACAAGGCGAACCGCTCGTCGATTCATTCCTATCGCGGACCGGGACTGGAAGAAGGCATGCGCATTTTCCAGGATGTCAAGGCGGCGTTTGGCGTGCCGTTGATTACCGACGTGCATGAACCTTGGCAAGCGGCGCAAGTCGCCGAAGTGGTGGATGTGCTGCAATTGCCCGCCTTTTTGGCGCGCCAGACCGACCTGGTGGTGGCGCTGGCCAAGACCGGTAAAGTCATCAATATCAAGAAACCGCAATTCCTCAGCCCGGGCCAGATGGCCAATATCGTCGAAAAATTCAAGGAAGCGGGCAACGATCAACTGATCTTGTGCGACCGCGGCACTTGCCTCGGTTACGACAACCTGGTGGTCGATATGCTGGGTTTTGGCGTGATGAAAAAGACTTGCGACAACTTGCCGATCATTTTCGACGTCACGCATGCTTTGCAACAACGTGATCCGGGCGGCGCGGCATCGGGCGGACGCCGCCAGCAAGTGGCCGACCTGGCCCGTGCCGGCCTGGCGGTCGGCTTGGCCGGCTTGTTCCTGGAGTCGCATCCCGATCCGGACAACGCCCGTTGCGATGGCCCTAGCGCCTTGCCGCTCGATAAGCTGGAGCCGTTCCTGACCCAGTTGAAGGCGCTCGACGACCTGGTCAAGTCTTTCCCTGCACTCAATATTAACTAA
- the argA gene encoding amino-acid N-acetyltransferase, with protein MENPTQFVQWLRSVAPYIHAFRGKTFVVAFPGELVTAGALPVLAQDLSLLHALGIKVVIVHGSRPQVAEQLALRNVEGRFTNGIRVTDIAALECAKEAAGELRLDIEAAFSQGLPNTPMAHAAIRIISGNFVTARPLGVIDGVDLELTGMVRKIAAETIHSILAADALVLLSPLGFSPTGEAFNLTMEDVAVSTAIALHADKLIFISETPMMSDVTGVEIRELSSHQAEAVLMASFLPQDTAFYLQHAIKACHNGVPRAHIVPFATDGSALLELFTHDGVGTMISHENLESLRQATIEDVGGIIKLIEPLEADGTLVKRGRELIEREIDYFSVIEHDGVIFGCAALYPFPAQKMAEMACLTVNPDVQAQGDGERILKHMENRARAAGLNKLFVLTTRTSHWFKKRGFITATVDDLPKDRQHMYNWQRKSQVLIKML; from the coding sequence ATGGAAAACCCTACCCAATTCGTCCAATGGCTGCGCTCAGTCGCGCCCTACATCCACGCTTTTCGTGGCAAGACCTTCGTGGTCGCCTTCCCAGGTGAACTCGTTACCGCTGGCGCGTTGCCGGTGCTGGCGCAGGACTTGTCCCTGCTGCACGCGCTCGGCATCAAAGTCGTGATCGTGCACGGCTCGCGACCGCAAGTGGCGGAACAACTGGCATTGCGCAACGTCGAAGGCCGTTTTACCAATGGCATACGGGTCACCGATATCGCGGCGCTGGAATGCGCCAAGGAAGCGGCTGGTGAATTGCGCCTCGATATCGAGGCCGCGTTCAGCCAGGGCTTGCCGAACACGCCGATGGCGCACGCGGCGATTCGTATTATTTCAGGCAACTTCGTCACCGCCCGACCGCTCGGCGTGATCGACGGCGTCGACCTGGAATTGACCGGCATGGTGCGCAAGATCGCCGCCGAAACCATCCACTCGATCCTGGCCGCCGACGCGCTGGTATTGTTGTCGCCGCTGGGTTTTTCGCCGACCGGCGAAGCGTTCAACCTGACCATGGAAGACGTCGCCGTCTCGACCGCGATCGCGCTGCATGCCGATAAACTGATTTTCATCAGCGAAACGCCAATGATGAGCGATGTCACCGGCGTCGAAATCCGCGAACTGTCGTCGCACCAGGCAGAAGCCGTGCTGATGGCGAGTTTCTTGCCGCAAGACACAGCGTTCTACTTGCAGCACGCTATCAAGGCTTGCCATAACGGCGTGCCACGGGCGCACATCGTGCCGTTCGCCACCGATGGTTCCGCGCTGCTGGAATTGTTTACCCATGATGGCGTCGGCACCATGATCAGCCATGAAAACCTGGAAAGCTTGCGCCAGGCCACCATCGAAGACGTCGGCGGCATCATCAAACTGATCGAACCGCTGGAAGCCGACGGCACGCTGGTCAAGCGCGGCCGCGAATTGATCGAACGCGAAATCGATTATTTCTCGGTCATCGAGCATGACGGCGTCATTTTCGGCTGCGCCGCCTTGTACCCGTTCCCGGCGCAAAAGATGGCGGAAATGGCGTGCCTGACCGTCAACCCCGACGTGCAAGCCCAGGGCGATGGCGAACGTATCTTGAAACACATGGAAAACCGCGCCCGCGCCGCCGGCTTGAACAAATTGTTCGTGCTGACCACGCGCACCTCGCACTGGTTCAAGAAACGCGGCTTCATCACCGCCACCGTCGACGACTTGCCGAAGGACCGCCAGCATATGTACAACTGGCAGCGCAAATCGCAAGTGCTGATCAAGATGCTGTAG